A window of Christiangramia forsetii KT0803 contains these coding sequences:
- a CDS encoding cystathionine gamma-synthase yields MKFNTKTIHGGQENVDPAYGSVMPPIYQTTTYSQSTPGGHKGFEYSRSGNPTRANLEKSLASLENGNFGLAFGSGLAAIDAVLKLFKPGDEIISTNDLYGGSYRLFTRIFEGLGIKFHFVGMQDAEGIEEYINENTKLIWVETPTNPMMNIIDIAEVSKIAKKHDLLLAVDNTFATPYLQQPLGLGADIIMHSATKYLGGHSDVVMGGLVVNDKELADKLYFIQNASGAICGPQDSFLVLRGIKTLHIRMQRHCENGAAVAKFLRSNPKVDKVYWPGFEDHPNHDIARKQMSGFGGMISFTTKANTLESATKIVEKLKIFTLAESLGGVESLAGHPASMTHASIPKVDREKTGVVDSLIRLSVGIEDEEDLIADLSQAIG; encoded by the coding sequence ATGAAATTTAACACGAAGACGATACACGGAGGTCAGGAGAATGTAGATCCGGCATATGGATCTGTAATGCCTCCAATTTATCAAACTACTACATATTCACAAAGCACTCCCGGGGGGCATAAAGGATTTGAATATTCCAGAAGTGGTAATCCAACAAGGGCAAATTTAGAGAAATCCCTGGCCAGTCTTGAAAATGGCAATTTTGGTCTTGCGTTTGGATCTGGGCTTGCCGCGATAGATGCCGTATTGAAGCTTTTTAAACCCGGAGATGAAATTATTTCTACGAACGATCTTTATGGAGGTTCTTATAGGTTATTCACCCGAATTTTTGAAGGTCTTGGGATCAAGTTTCATTTTGTAGGAATGCAGGATGCTGAAGGGATAGAAGAGTATATCAATGAGAATACAAAGCTTATCTGGGTAGAAACACCAACAAACCCTATGATGAATATCATAGATATTGCAGAAGTTTCAAAAATTGCTAAAAAACACGATTTGTTGTTAGCAGTAGACAATACGTTCGCGACACCCTATCTTCAGCAGCCTTTAGGTTTAGGAGCCGATATCATTATGCACAGTGCCACCAAATACCTTGGAGGCCATAGTGATGTGGTGATGGGAGGCCTGGTGGTTAATGATAAAGAACTGGCAGATAAACTTTATTTTATACAAAATGCAAGCGGTGCTATATGTGGGCCACAGGATAGCTTCCTAGTGCTTCGCGGAATTAAAACCCTTCATATTAGAATGCAACGTCATTGTGAAAATGGAGCAGCGGTTGCGAAATTTCTTAGATCAAATCCAAAAGTAGATAAAGTATACTGGCCAGGATTTGAAGATCATCCAAATCATGATATTGCCAGAAAACAAATGTCTGGTTTTGGCGGAATGATCTCTTTTACGACAAAAGCAAACACCTTAGAGAGCGCCACTAAAATTGTTGAAAAACTTAAAATATTTACTCTTGCTGAATCTCTTGGAGGAGTTGAATCTTTGGCGGGACATCCGGCAAGTATGACGCATGCTTCAATTCCAAAAGTAGATAGAGAAAAGACTGGCGTGGTAGATTCATTAATTAGATTAAGTGTTGGAATTGAAGATGAAGAAGATCTTATTGCCGATCTTAGTCAGGCTATAGGATAG
- a CDS encoding S9 family peptidase yields the protein MKSNFANYLLFFFSLTPLFISAQTSDLSIEKVMQDPDWMGTFPNSVRWGIHGENIYFNYNPEKNPADSLYRISINNPKKILKVTVKEQQELIPESGNFNDSRSLKIFTEKGDLVLYDMKSRKKKELLDLPFSINDPEFLNDNERIAFKAEDNAFIYDLEKGSIQQLTSIKSGFKSDNADKESSDKDEWVKNENLELLEVVKQRKEKEDNSKAYRESIKEKEDFIFYLEDRDLRNLEVSPNGKYAGFSIIDRESGENTIVPNYVDESGYTKDISTRSKVGEMDYSAELALYNFEKDTVFIVDVSGLPGIAKLPDYTSDYPDKEWKEEPRGVIPSNIHFSENGEKAVVNLRSTDNKDRWIALLDLEKGTLKSIEHQRDEAWLAGPGIGYTYYGYEELGWLPDNKHIYFQSEETGYSHLYILNVENGKKKDLTSGDYEVFDPSLSNDKKHWYFTSSKMHAGERHFYKMPVMGGKMEQLTSMTGKNDVKHSPNEEYMAITYSYMNKPEELYLKKPGSKSEPQQLTSGQSEEFSSYDWREPELIKFKASDGAMVPARLYVPEEAAKNDAAVVFVHGAGYLQNAHKWWSSYFREYMFHNLLTDLGYTVIDIDYRGSAGYGRDWRTGIYRHMGGKDLSDQVDGVKYLLENHNIDPEKVGIYGGSYGGFITLMAMFTEADTFKAGAALRSVTDWAHYNHGYTSNILNEPSKDPIAYRKSSPIYFAEGLEGDLLIAHGMVDVNVHFQDVVRLSQRLIELGKEDWEMALYPVEDHGFVEPSSWTDEYRRILELFNESLLAK from the coding sequence ATGAAATCTAATTTTGCCAATTACCTATTATTTTTTTTCAGTTTAACCCCTCTGTTTATTTCAGCCCAAACTTCCGATCTCAGCATAGAAAAAGTTATGCAAGATCCAGACTGGATGGGAACTTTTCCAAATTCGGTGCGTTGGGGAATACATGGTGAGAATATTTATTTCAATTACAATCCTGAAAAAAATCCAGCCGATTCCCTCTACAGAATTTCTATCAATAATCCGAAAAAGATACTAAAGGTTACGGTAAAAGAACAACAGGAATTAATTCCTGAAAGTGGTAATTTCAATGATTCCAGATCCTTGAAGATCTTTACTGAAAAGGGGGATCTTGTTTTATATGATATGAAATCCAGGAAGAAAAAGGAACTTCTTGATCTGCCTTTTTCTATTAATGACCCCGAATTTCTAAACGATAATGAGCGTATAGCTTTTAAAGCTGAAGACAATGCTTTTATCTATGATCTTGAAAAAGGGAGCATTCAGCAGCTTACCTCTATAAAATCTGGTTTTAAATCGGATAATGCTGATAAAGAATCATCTGATAAGGATGAATGGGTGAAAAATGAGAATCTTGAATTGCTTGAAGTGGTAAAGCAGCGAAAAGAAAAGGAAGACAATTCTAAAGCCTATAGAGAGTCGATTAAGGAAAAGGAAGATTTCATTTTCTACTTAGAAGATCGTGATCTTAGAAATCTTGAGGTTTCCCCAAATGGTAAATATGCCGGTTTCAGCATTATAGACCGGGAAAGTGGAGAGAATACTATTGTTCCCAATTATGTAGATGAGAGTGGGTATACAAAAGACATCTCTACGAGAAGTAAAGTGGGAGAGATGGATTATTCGGCAGAACTGGCGCTCTATAATTTTGAAAAGGACACCGTATTTATAGTAGATGTTTCGGGACTTCCGGGAATCGCTAAACTTCCCGATTATACTTCAGATTATCCAGACAAAGAGTGGAAAGAAGAGCCAAGAGGGGTAATCCCATCGAACATTCATTTTTCAGAAAATGGAGAAAAAGCAGTGGTGAACCTAAGATCTACCGATAATAAGGATAGATGGATCGCACTTCTCGATCTTGAAAAAGGAACCTTGAAATCTATTGAGCACCAACGTGATGAAGCCTGGCTTGCAGGCCCCGGAATTGGATATACCTACTACGGATATGAGGAATTAGGCTGGTTGCCAGATAATAAGCACATTTATTTCCAGAGTGAAGAGACTGGATATTCTCATTTATATATTCTGAATGTTGAAAATGGTAAGAAAAAAGATCTTACTTCAGGAGATTATGAAGTCTTTGATCCTTCACTTTCTAATGATAAAAAACACTGGTATTTCACCTCTTCAAAAATGCATGCAGGAGAGCGGCATTTTTATAAAATGCCGGTAATGGGCGGTAAAATGGAACAGCTTACTTCTATGACGGGTAAAAACGATGTAAAGCATTCTCCAAATGAAGAATATATGGCGATCACTTATTCTTATATGAATAAACCTGAAGAACTATATTTAAAAAAGCCAGGATCAAAATCTGAACCTCAACAGCTCACCAGCGGACAATCTGAAGAATTTTCTTCCTACGACTGGAGAGAACCGGAGTTAATAAAATTTAAAGCCAGCGATGGTGCTATGGTTCCCGCCAGGCTATATGTACCCGAAGAAGCTGCTAAAAATGATGCAGCAGTTGTATTTGTACATGGTGCGGGATATCTTCAGAATGCCCATAAATGGTGGTCCAGTTATTTTAGAGAATACATGTTCCATAATTTGCTAACTGACCTTGGTTATACAGTTATAGATATTGATTACCGAGGCAGCGCAGGTTATGGACGAGACTGGAGAACAGGAATTTATCGCCATATGGGAGGTAAAGACCTCAGCGATCAGGTAGATGGTGTTAAATATCTTCTTGAAAATCATAATATTGATCCTGAAAAAGTTGGTATTTATGGAGGAAGTTATGGAGGTTTTATTACCCTTATGGCTATGTTCACTGAAGCCGATACATTTAAGGCCGGAGCAGCTTTGAGATCTGTTACAGATTGGGCACATTATAACCATGGGTATACTTCCAATATTTTAAATGAACCTTCTAAAGATCCTATCGCTTATCGCAAATCTTCACCAATTTATTTTGCTGAAGGTCTGGAAGGAGATCTTTTGATCGCTCACGGAATGGTAGATGTAAATGTCCATTTTCAGGATGTGGTAAGGTTGTCGCAGCGACTTATAGAATTAGGTAAGGAAGACTGGGAAATGGCTCTTTATCCTGTAGAAGATCATGGTTTTGTGGAGCCAAGTAGCTGGACAGATGAATACAGAAGAATTCTGGAATTATTTAATGAAAGTTTATTAGCTAAATGA
- a CDS encoding DUF3298 and DUF4163 domain-containing protein, with product MKRILLPLLMALVAIGCADEKKESQNEVKKGLSFSSKTIEKRLDNCKPEQGECTFISMTFPVAENGTGESQNINKHIEHFLINTIDYQDEGGVEKPEELAVNFIKNYKETAQEFPEYELPWEATINGKVAYKDANLISLKFNTDIFTGGAHGYRSTRYMNFNAENGVILESKDLFTSEFMEYVEKDFRKKQKIAMAENINSTGMFFENDEFHLPINIGVTAESIILHYNAYEIAPYSAGNFIMTYPRTEIEEFLKLSKKPKA from the coding sequence GTGAAAAGAATTTTGTTACCGCTGCTAATGGCCTTAGTAGCTATAGGCTGTGCAGATGAGAAAAAAGAATCTCAAAATGAAGTTAAAAAAGGGCTTAGTTTTTCATCAAAAACCATTGAAAAAAGACTTGATAACTGCAAGCCTGAACAAGGGGAGTGTACTTTTATAAGCATGACTTTTCCAGTTGCTGAAAATGGCACGGGAGAATCGCAGAACATCAATAAACATATAGAGCACTTTCTTATAAACACCATAGATTATCAGGATGAAGGCGGAGTAGAAAAACCTGAAGAGCTAGCTGTAAATTTTATTAAGAATTATAAAGAGACTGCCCAGGAATTTCCTGAATATGAATTGCCCTGGGAAGCTACGATCAATGGTAAAGTGGCATATAAAGATGCTAATCTGATTTCGCTGAAATTCAATACAGATATTTTTACCGGTGGGGCTCATGGTTACCGCAGTACAAGATATATGAATTTTAATGCTGAAAATGGGGTCATCCTTGAATCTAAAGACTTATTTACTTCAGAGTTTATGGAGTACGTAGAAAAGGATTTTAGAAAAAAACAGAAAATTGCTATGGCTGAAAATATTAATAGCACCGGAATGTTTTTTGAAAATGATGAATTTCATCTTCCTATAAATATTGGCGTTACAGCAGAGAGTATAATACTGCATTATAATGCCTATGAAATTGCACCTTACTCAGCAGGAAATTTTATCATGACCTACCCAAGGACTGAAATTGAGGAATTTTTAAAATTAAGTAAGAAGCCAAAAGCATAG
- a CDS encoding DUF5602 domain-containing protein has translation MMKKSSFHVTLQIALFSFIIISFTSCEQENIPTQDLEINTSNLKAERSKPVEKVNDFYGSAQPIGNGVARSYVSINHEGEPVSIGVLFSEKALENLGNEALNLTLELHSKARGLIVNHIDFGYNPMGHPGPVFMQEHFDIHFYWISVEEKLSIPFMVDDGEALDLPHSSTWPSNYEYEPATIPEMGRHWISEEQIHSDTFDETFIYGSYNSQFTFYEPMITTEYLQAKDFEDSYVITPLGAYEKPGYYSNSYKIMYDEVKKQYRVELTDMFWEDGL, from the coding sequence ATGATGAAAAAATCAAGTTTTCACGTTACGCTCCAAATCGCACTCTTTTCTTTTATTATTATTAGCTTCACTTCCTGTGAACAGGAAAACATTCCAACTCAAGACCTTGAGATCAACACTTCAAACCTAAAAGCTGAACGAAGTAAGCCGGTAGAAAAAGTCAATGATTTTTATGGATCAGCACAACCTATAGGAAATGGTGTTGCCAGAAGCTATGTATCAATTAACCATGAGGGAGAACCGGTTTCTATAGGCGTTCTGTTTTCAGAAAAAGCCCTGGAAAATCTGGGGAATGAAGCGTTAAACCTCACTCTGGAACTCCATTCTAAAGCTCGGGGACTTATCGTTAATCATATCGATTTTGGGTATAATCCAATGGGACATCCCGGACCGGTTTTTATGCAGGAACATTTTGACATTCATTTTTACTGGATTAGTGTAGAAGAAAAATTGAGTATTCCTTTTATGGTGGATGATGGTGAAGCACTGGATCTTCCTCATTCTTCCACCTGGCCATCTAATTATGAGTATGAGCCGGCAACGATCCCGGAAATGGGCAGGCATTGGATCTCGGAAGAGCAAATTCATTCTGATACTTTTGACGAAACCTTTATTTATGGTTCTTATAATTCTCAATTTACGTTCTATGAACCTATGATTACCACCGAATATCTTCAAGCAAAGGATTTTGAAGATTCTTATGTGATAACTCCTTTAGGTGCCTATGAAAAACCGGGATATTATTCTAATTCTTATAAAATTATGTATGATGAGGTCAAAAAACAATATAGAGTTGAATTGACCGATATGTTCTGGGAAGACGGACTATAA
- a CDS encoding M20/M25/M40 family metallo-hydrolase, translating into MIKKFTFLSLLFLTVSLVSAQSQQEMVEKIVKEAENNSQLEKLAHELLDVVGPRLVGTPQMKNAHDWAVNKYSNWDISARNEEYGKWKGWERGITHIDMVSPRIQSLEGRQLAWSPSTGKKPITAEVVIIPEAKDSIDFLEKIKSVKGKFVMISMPQPTGRPDDNWEEWATKESFEKMKAERDSLSDLWDERIGKTGLSRRELPKALEEAGAEGIISSYWSRGFGVNKVFSASTEEIPTLDLSLEDYGLLYRLAEYGDKPEIRVVAESKELGEVPTFNTIAEIKGSEKPEEYIILSAHFDSWDGATGATDNGTGTIVMMEAMRILKKLYPNPKRTILVGHWGSEEQGLNGSRAFVKDNPEIVENMQVLFNQDNGTGRVVNISGNGFLNAYDYLGSWLYEVPENVTEHIETNFPGTPGRGGSDYASFVAAGAPAFNLSSLSWDYWNYTWHTNRDTYDKIVFDDVRNNVILTAVLAYMASEDSEKTSREKIKLPMSRRSGEQMTWPEPRDAERKGMIEN; encoded by the coding sequence ATGATCAAAAAATTTACCTTTTTAAGCTTACTTTTTCTTACAGTTTCACTGGTTTCTGCGCAATCTCAGCAGGAAATGGTGGAGAAGATCGTCAAGGAAGCTGAGAACAATTCTCAATTAGAAAAACTGGCTCATGAGCTTCTTGATGTTGTTGGCCCCAGATTAGTTGGAACACCTCAAATGAAAAATGCTCATGATTGGGCGGTAAATAAGTACTCAAACTGGGATATTTCAGCTCGCAATGAAGAGTATGGGAAATGGAAAGGCTGGGAACGAGGAATTACGCATATAGATATGGTTTCTCCCAGAATTCAAAGTCTGGAAGGAAGACAACTTGCCTGGAGCCCTTCTACCGGAAAAAAACCGATAACTGCTGAGGTAGTGATTATCCCTGAAGCAAAAGATTCAATTGATTTTCTTGAAAAAATTAAATCGGTAAAAGGTAAATTCGTAATGATCTCCATGCCGCAGCCAACGGGTAGACCAGATGATAACTGGGAAGAATGGGCTACCAAAGAATCATTTGAGAAAATGAAGGCAGAGCGTGACTCTCTTAGTGATCTATGGGATGAGCGAATTGGTAAAACCGGACTTTCTCGAAGAGAATTGCCAAAGGCGCTGGAGGAGGCAGGTGCGGAAGGTATTATAAGTTCTTACTGGTCCAGAGGATTTGGAGTAAATAAAGTATTTTCAGCATCTACAGAAGAGATCCCAACCCTTGATCTTTCTCTTGAAGATTATGGTTTACTATACCGTTTAGCTGAATATGGCGATAAGCCGGAAATAAGAGTGGTAGCAGAATCTAAAGAATTGGGCGAGGTACCAACTTTTAATACAATTGCTGAAATTAAAGGAAGTGAAAAGCCTGAAGAATATATAATCCTGTCTGCGCATTTTGATAGTTGGGATGGTGCGACCGGAGCAACTGATAATGGTACAGGAACTATTGTAATGATGGAAGCTATGAGAATTCTGAAAAAGCTTTATCCAAATCCAAAAAGAACAATTCTTGTAGGCCATTGGGGAAGTGAGGAGCAGGGTTTAAATGGTTCACGAGCTTTTGTAAAAGATAATCCTGAAATTGTTGAAAATATGCAGGTGCTTTTCAACCAGGATAATGGTACCGGTAGAGTAGTGAATATCTCCGGAAACGGATTCTTGAATGCCTATGATTACCTGGGTAGCTGGTTGTATGAAGTTCCAGAAAATGTTACCGAGCATATTGAAACTAATTTTCCTGGAACCCCGGGAAGAGGAGGTTCAGATTATGCATCTTTTGTAGCTGCAGGAGCTCCGGCATTTAATCTGAGTTCATTAAGCTGGGATTACTGGAATTATACCTGGCATACCAACAGGGATACCTACGATAAGATCGTTTTTGATGATGTAAGAAATAATGTAATTCTTACTGCGGTATTGGCTTATATGGCAAGTGAAGATTCTGAAAAGACTTCCAGGGAAAAGATCAAATTACCAATGAGTAGAAGGAGCGGAGAGCAAATGACCTGGCCAGAACCAAGGGATGCTGAGAGAAAGGGAATGATAGAAAATTAA
- a CDS encoding glycoside hydrolase family 97 protein produces MKKIVIFSLLFFAGINFSKAQSFQSPNGDLQMNFSLQEDGTPVYNLTFKGNDVVKTSKLGLQLKEEEDLLANFSVESTEESSFDNTWTPVWGESKEIRNHYNELEVNLVQKETGRKLIVRFRLFNEGLGFRYEFPEQKDLVYFVIEEERTQFAMTGDHTAFWIPGDYDSQEYDYTESKLSEIREKFDGAVQPNASQEQFSKTGVQTSLMMKTEDGIYINLHEAALVDYSLMNLNLDDENMIFESWLTPDAVENKGYLQTPAVSPWRTIMVSDDARDILASNMNLNLNEPNKIENTSWIKPVKYIGVWWEMITGKSSWAYTDELASIKLGETDYSKTEPNGKHAANTEHVKEYIDFAAEHGFDAVLVEGWNQGWEDWFGQSKDYVFDFVTPYPDFDVEGIHEYAKSKGVKMMMHHETSGAIRNYERHLDTAYQFMNKYDYPAVKSGYVGNIIPRGEHHYGQWAINHYLFAVKKAADYKVMVNAHEAVRPTGLRRTYPNLIGNESARGTEFQAFGGSKPNHVTILPFTRLIGGPMDYTPGIFEMDISKLNPDNDSHVNSTIANQLALYVTMYSPLQMAADLPENYMKFPDAFQFIKDVALDWDESKYLEAEPGDYITVARKEKGSSNWFVGNVNGNEARTSKIEFDFLEKGKNYVATVYSDAPDAHYKTNPQAYEIKKYRVNSKSKLSQKSVPGGGYAISIMEAEKSEMKDLKKL; encoded by the coding sequence ATGAAAAAAATAGTAATCTTTTCCCTCCTGTTTTTCGCTGGAATAAATTTCTCTAAAGCCCAAAGTTTCCAATCACCAAATGGTGATCTGCAAATGAATTTTTCTTTGCAGGAAGATGGAACCCCGGTTTATAATCTCACCTTTAAAGGAAACGATGTGGTGAAAACCAGTAAACTTGGCCTTCAACTTAAAGAGGAAGAAGATCTACTGGCGAATTTCAGTGTAGAGAGCACTGAAGAATCCAGTTTTGATAATACCTGGACTCCGGTTTGGGGAGAGTCAAAAGAGATAAGAAACCATTATAACGAGCTTGAAGTAAACCTGGTTCAGAAAGAAACAGGGAGAAAATTAATCGTTCGTTTCAGACTTTTTAATGAAGGTCTTGGTTTTAGGTATGAATTTCCGGAGCAAAAAGATCTGGTTTATTTTGTGATTGAAGAGGAGCGTACGCAATTTGCTATGACGGGAGATCATACTGCTTTCTGGATTCCGGGGGACTATGATTCACAGGAATATGATTATACCGAATCTAAACTTTCGGAGATTAGGGAAAAATTTGATGGAGCGGTTCAACCCAATGCTTCCCAGGAACAATTTTCTAAAACCGGGGTGCAAACTTCCCTGATGATGAAAACTGAAGACGGTATATATATAAATCTTCATGAAGCAGCTTTAGTTGATTATTCATTGATGAATTTAAACCTGGATGATGAGAATATGATCTTTGAATCCTGGTTAACTCCAGACGCAGTTGAAAATAAGGGGTATTTACAAACTCCTGCGGTTTCTCCATGGAGAACGATTATGGTAAGCGACGATGCCCGTGATATTCTGGCTTCTAATATGAACCTGAATCTTAATGAACCGAATAAAATTGAAAACACTTCATGGATCAAACCGGTTAAATACATTGGAGTTTGGTGGGAAATGATCACCGGAAAAAGTTCATGGGCATATACAGATGAGCTGGCTTCCATAAAATTAGGAGAAACAGATTATTCTAAAACCGAACCTAACGGAAAACATGCAGCAAATACAGAACATGTAAAAGAGTATATAGATTTTGCTGCCGAGCATGGTTTTGATGCGGTCTTAGTGGAAGGTTGGAACCAGGGCTGGGAAGACTGGTTTGGGCAGTCTAAAGATTATGTATTTGATTTTGTAACTCCGTATCCAGATTTTGATGTAGAAGGAATTCATGAGTATGCGAAGAGTAAAGGCGTGAAAATGATGATGCATCATGAAACTTCAGGTGCCATCAGAAATTATGAGCGTCATTTGGATACTGCTTATCAGTTTATGAATAAGTATGATTATCCTGCTGTGAAAAGTGGTTATGTTGGAAATATTATTCCGAGGGGAGAACATCATTATGGGCAATGGGCTATAAATCATTATTTATTTGCCGTTAAAAAAGCGGCAGATTACAAAGTAATGGTCAATGCACATGAAGCGGTTCGTCCTACAGGCTTAAGAAGAACCTATCCTAATCTTATAGGGAATGAATCTGCCAGAGGAACCGAATTCCAGGCGTTTGGTGGTTCCAAACCAAATCATGTGACAATTCTTCCTTTTACTAGGTTGATAGGTGGGCCTATGGATTATACCCCTGGAATTTTTGAAATGGATATAAGTAAACTGAATCCAGACAATGATTCTCATGTAAATAGTACCATTGCAAATCAGTTGGCATTGTATGTGACGATGTATAGTCCGTTGCAAATGGCGGCAGATCTTCCAGAGAATTATATGAAATTTCCGGATGCCTTTCAGTTTATTAAGGATGTAGCTTTAGACTGGGATGAGAGCAAATATCTGGAAGCAGAACCGGGAGATTATATTACGGTGGCCAGAAAAGAAAAGGGGAGTAGTAACTGGTTCGTTGGAAATGTAAATGGAAATGAGGCCAGAACTTCTAAAATTGAATTTGATTTCCTTGAGAAAGGGAAAAATTATGTAGCGACAGTTTATTCAGATGCTCCAGATGCGCACTATAAAACCAATCCTCAGGCTTATGAGATCAAAAAATACAGAGTAAACAGTAAATCTAAACTTTCACAGAAGTCTGTTCCCGGCGGTGGTTATGCCATCAGTATTATGGAAGCTGAGAAATCTGAAATGAAAGATCTGAAAAAACTATAG
- a CDS encoding cysteine desulfurase-like protein, whose product MIDIEFVRKQFPALERDFIFMDNAGGSQVLSKVAERISGYLLHHNVQLGASYKVSQEAGEKLKYATSRIAELVNASRDEEVIIGSSTTMLLRILSLSISKQWKKGDEVIVTDTDHEANVSPWMDLKEKGIEVRIWKVNPETLELDLSDLRKLMNSRTKLVAVTHASNVLGTINPIKKIAKEVHKAGALICVDGVAYAPHRKVDVQDLDADFYTFSWYKTYGPHLAVMYGKHQKLLKLDSLNHYFIGKKDVPYKLQPGNFNFELTYSTLGIIEYYEDLYKHHFNAKPISFSEKLTKTFEMISSHEEKLARLLLNYLNEVSEIKIIGSTKTDASVRVPTISFVHSNLKSNEIIEKVDDHRIGIRFGDFYAKKLIKVLDLEKKNGVVRVSLVHYNTLQEVNKLIRVFKEIFLNKKPFKIKF is encoded by the coding sequence ATGATAGATATTGAATTTGTAAGAAAACAATTTCCTGCGCTGGAGAGAGATTTTATTTTTATGGATAATGCCGGTGGCTCCCAGGTTTTAAGCAAAGTCGCCGAAAGGATTAGTGGCTATCTACTGCATCACAACGTGCAGTTGGGAGCTTCTTATAAAGTTTCCCAGGAAGCGGGTGAAAAATTGAAATATGCCACCTCCAGAATTGCAGAATTGGTAAATGCTTCCAGAGATGAAGAGGTAATTATAGGTTCTTCTACCACTATGCTTTTGCGAATTCTAAGTTTGAGTATTAGCAAACAATGGAAAAAGGGGGATGAAGTAATCGTAACAGATACAGATCACGAAGCCAATGTCTCTCCCTGGATGGATCTTAAGGAAAAAGGCATAGAAGTAAGAATATGGAAAGTTAATCCTGAAACTTTGGAACTTGATCTTTCAGACCTGAGAAAGCTGATGAATTCCCGTACAAAACTGGTTGCGGTTACTCATGCTTCCAATGTCCTGGGTACGATAAATCCCATAAAAAAGATTGCGAAAGAAGTTCATAAGGCTGGAGCACTTATTTGCGTTGATGGTGTTGCTTACGCACCGCATAGAAAAGTAGATGTACAGGATCTGGACGCCGACTTCTATACTTTTAGCTGGTATAAAACCTACGGACCTCATCTTGCAGTGATGTATGGAAAGCATCAGAAACTGCTGAAACTGGACAGTTTAAACCACTATTTTATAGGAAAGAAAGATGTTCCCTATAAATTACAACCCGGAAACTTCAATTTTGAGCTAACATATAGCACGCTGGGAATTATTGAATATTACGAAGATTTATATAAGCATCATTTTAATGCCAAACCAATTAGTTTTTCTGAAAAACTAACCAAAACCTTTGAGATGATTTCCTCTCATGAGGAAAAGCTCGCAAGGCTTCTACTAAATTATTTAAATGAAGTTTCGGAAATAAAGATTATTGGTAGCACTAAAACTGATGCTTCAGTGCGTGTTCCTACGATCTCTTTTGTCCATTCAAACCTAAAAAGTAATGAAATTATTGAAAAAGTAGATGACCATAGAATTGGGATTCGCTTTGGAGATTTTTACGCTAAGAAACTCATAAAGGTTTTAGATCTGGAGAAAAAGAATGGAGTGGTTAGGGTAAGTCTTGTTCATTATAACACCCTTCAGGAGGTGAACAAACTCATTAGAGTTTTTAAGGAAATTTTTTTAAACAAAAAACCCTTCAAAATTAAATTCTGA